CAACATCACCGACGTCACCAGGACGTTCGTGGAGACCGGCGAGACGGTGCCTCATCTCTCCCCCCGCGACCTGGCGGCCAGCCGTCCGCCCGCCGGGCCGACCGATCGCCCGGAGAGGCGCGCGTAGGGAGGACGCGGTCACGCCATGAGCGCCGCGCCCGGTCCGTGGTGGAGCGATCACGTCGAGGTCGTCGGCTACAGCGACCTCGCCGGTCGCCCCGGCTTCAAGCTGGCGATGCAGGAGGTCGGGGGGCGCTTCTACCTCTACCTCGGTCACCTCTGGCATCGCGGCTGGTCCATCGTCGACGTCACCGACCCCCGCTCGCCGCGGCTGGTCCGCTTCGTGGAGGGGCCGGCCAACACCTGGACCATTCAAGTGCAGGTCGCCGACGGCCGTATGATCACCGCGCTGGAGCGGATCGCCCCCGGCTGGGGCGGCGATCCGGACGGCCCGTTCGAGGCGGGCGTGCTGATCTTGGACGTGAGCGACCCGGAGGCGCCGGCGCGGCTCGGCTACTGGCGGACGGCGGGGACGGGGACGCACCGCAACTACTACGACGGCGGACGCTACGTCCACCTGGCTGCCGGGCTGCCCGGCTACAGCGGCAACGTGTACCAGATCATCGATATCGCCGATCCCGCGCGTCCCCTCGAGGTCGCGCGCTGGTGGGCGCCCGGCCAGTGGCAAGAGGGCGGCGAGGACGGCGCGCCACCGGCGACTTCGCTCCACGGCGGCCCCTACGTCGAGCGCGATCGTGCGTACCTGCCGTACGGCGGCGCCGGCCTCGTCGTCCTCGATCTCGCGGAGATCACGAAGCCCCGCCTGATCAGCCGGCTGCCGTTCTCGCCGCCGTTCCAGGCGCACATCGCGGTCCACACCGCGGTGCCGCTCCAACGCCGCAAGCTCGTGGCCGTGAACTCCGAGGCGATCGCCGAGGACTGCCGAGAGCCTCTGGGATTCGCCGGCCTGGTGGACGTGAGTGACGAGCGAGAGCCGCGGCTCGTCTCGCTGTTCCCGCTCCCGGCGCCGCCCGCGGGCGCGCCGGTCCGGAACTTCTGCGAGCGCGGGGGGCGCTTCGGCCCGCACAACCAGCACCAGCCCCAGCACCAGGCGGCGCTGCTCGACCGCGACGACCTCATCTTCCTCACGTACTTCAACGCGGGGCTCCGGGTCGTCGATGTCGCCGACCCGCGGCGCCCGTGCGAGGTCGGGTACTTCGTCCCTCCCGATCCCACCGTTCGCCGCGGCGTCCTGCCCAGGAAGCTGGTCGCCCAGTCCGAGGACGTCCTGGTGGACGCGCGCGGGTACATCTACCTCACCGACAAGAACCACGGCCTGTACGTCTTGCGTTACGAGGGGCTCGACTAGTGCCGTTCCAACTATTCGCGCCTAGGAAGGCACCGTGTACGTCGTTCGTGGCCAGATTTAGTACCAACAAGTTGGAACGGCACTAGGCTCGCGGCCACTTCGGCCTCCCAGCGCCTGTGCGCCCGCGAAGCGCTTGCGCACGGCTTCCGATAGCTCCGGAGAAGCTTCGCACGGCGACGGCGGCCTCGACGCATTCGGACGCTCGCGCCCCGCTCCTGGCGCGCGGCATGTGATAGATGGCCGGGTCGGGCTTGCGCCGCCCGACCTCGGCGCCCGGTCAGATCAGAGTCGCAGACTCGCCACGCTTTCGGTCCGTAATGTCGATCACGATGCCTTCGAGGTACGTGGACGACCCCTCGACGACCTCGCGCACGTTGACCAGCACCCAGATCAGCCGGCCATCGGCCCGCCGCCACCGGACCTCGTGGTTGCTGACGACCACCCCCGGCTGGAGCAGCTTCAACAGGCGCTCACGGTCTCCCAGGTCGGCGTAGAACCCCGCGGCGTTGTGCGCCAGCAGCTCGTCACGGGAGGCGAATCCCAGGATGTGCACGAGCGCGGTGTTGCATTCCAGCATGCGCCCGTCTCGCTGCGACCGGAAGATGCCGGCCAGGTTTCGCTCGAAGAGCAACCGGTAGCGCTCTTCGGAGGCCCGCAACGCCTGCTCGGCGCGCTGGCGCTCGGCCAGCAAGCCCTCCAGGGAGACCGAGTGATCGCGCTCTCGGCGCACGATTTCGTCGGAGGCTCGGTCGGCCCGGCGCTTCATGAGCCCGACCATCAGCACCATCGCGGGCGCGGCGATGGCCCACACCAGCACGCGCTGCAGTTCTTCGGCACCGTACCGGAAGGACTGGCCCGGGACCGAGAAGAAGTATGCCAGATAGACCGCCGTGATCCCGGCGCTGATCAGCCCCTGGCGCAGGCCCCCGTTGAACGTCGAGTACACCGTGGCCAGCAGGAGGATCGCGTGGGGGTCGGCGATGCGCCGGACGGTCTCCGAAAGCAGCTCGATGACGGCCACGGCCGCAACGGTCAGCAGCGGCCCTCCGAAGCGGCTCCAGATCCTAGTCCAGCGTCTCATCGTGGCGGCCGAGGATCGTCGGTGAGGACGGTAGACCGAGCTTAGTGAAGGGCGGGCCGCGGGTCAAGGACGGCCCGGCGCGCGGCGTCGCCTACGAGGCTTCGACGCCGAGGGGCTGGACGGGAAGACTGCGCGCGCGCCAGCCGTCCAGGCCGCCGGCCAGGGGCCGGACGCGGAGGATCCCGCGGCGTCGCAGCATGAGCGCCACCCGGGCGCTGGTCGCTTCGTTCGGTCAGGAGCAGTAGACGACCAGGTCGACGTCGCGCGGCAGCTCATGGTGGCGCTGCTCGATCTCCTCCGCCGTCATGCGGATGGCGCCCGGGATGACGTGAGGGTCGGCCGCCGCGTCGAGGGCGGTCCTGAGATCGACGATGACCACCGCCTCGCCCGCGTCGAGCTTGCCCTTGAGCTCGTCGGCGCTGAGCCGCGCGATCCGGAGGGTTCCGAGGAAGCGCCGGCGCTGCACCCATTTGAAGGCCACATAGACGACGATGATCGCGGTGACCGTCGCGACCAAGGCCGAGCTCACGTCGCTGACGTGGGCGGCGGCGCGCTCGAGGGCGTCGCGGAGGGCGTAGCCAAGCCCCATCCAGGCCGTGGCCCAGAGG
The Candidatus Methylomirabilota bacterium genome window above contains:
- a CDS encoding PAS domain S-box protein, which gives rise to MRRWTRIWSRFGGPLLTVAAVAVIELLSETVRRIADPHAILLLATVYSTFNGGLRQGLISAGITAVYLAYFFSVPGQSFRYGAEELQRVLVWAIAAPAMVLMVGLMKRRADRASDEIVRRERDHSVSLEGLLAERQRAEQALRASEERYRLLFERNLAGIFRSQRDGRMLECNTALVHILGFASRDELLAHNAAGFYADLGDRERLLKLLQPGVVVSNHEVRWRRADGRLIWVLVNVREVVEGSSTYLEGIVIDITDRKRGESATLI